In the Ursus arctos isolate Adak ecotype North America unplaced genomic scaffold, UrsArc2.0 scaffold_5, whole genome shotgun sequence genome, one interval contains:
- the LOC113261438 gene encoding olfactory receptor 2T8-like: protein MMKTLSSISSYAVSLLFEIMNIWNTTSDFILLGLFNHTETHLFLFVMVLIIAITSLVGNALMIFLIHQDAQLHTPMYFLLSQLSLMDMMLVSTIVPRMAADYLTGNKSMSPAGCGLQIFFFITLEGGECFLLASMSYDRYVAVCHPLRYAVLMSWQLCLRMTVGSWFLGAADGLMQAAATLSFPFCDAHEINHFFCEAPTLVRLACADTSVFENVMYICCVLMLLVPFSLILISYSLIFAAVLQMHSREARKKAFATCSSHLSVVGLFYGAAISIYMRPKSYRSANHDKIVSVFYTIFTPLLNPIIYSMRNGDVKGALRKCMSQCPTLNHE, encoded by the coding sequence ATGATGAAAACTCTGTCATCTATTTCTTCATATGCAGTGTCACTCCTGTTTGAAATCATGAACATTTGGAACACCACCTCAGATTTCATTCTCCTAGGACTCTTTAACCACACAGAAACCCACCTATTTCTCTTTGTGATGGTTCTGATAATTGCCATCACCTCCTTAGTGGGCAATGCCCTCATGATTTTCCTGATTCACCAGGATGCCCAGCTCCACACTCCCATGTACTTCCTACTGAGCCAACTCTCCCTCATGGATATGATGCTGGTCTCCACCATTGTGCCCAGAATGGCAGCTGACTACTTGACAGGCAATAAGTCTATGTCCCCTGCTGGCTGTGGGTTGCAGATCTTCTTCTTCATCACTTTGGAAGGGGGCGAGTGCTTCCTCTTAGCATccatgtcctatgaccgctatgtggctgTGTGCCACCCACTGAGATACGCCGTTCTCATGAGCTGGCAATTATGCCTGAGAATGACTGTGGGGTCTTGGTTCCTGGGGGCAGCTGATGGGCTCATGCAGGCTGCTGCTACGCTGAGTTTTCCATTCTGTGATGCACATGAGATCAATCATTTCTTCTGTGAGGCTCCTACTCTGGTGCGTTTGGCTTGTGCTGACACATCagtctttgaaaatgtcatgTACATTTGCTGTGTATTAATGCTCCTGGTCCCATTTTCTCTCATCCTGATTTCCTATAGTCTCATCTTTGCTGCAGTTCTCCAGATGCATTCTAGAGAAGCCCGCAAGAAGGCTTTTGCCACCTGCTCCTCACATCTCTCTGTGGTGGGACTCTTTTATGGAGCTGCTATTTCTATCTACATGAGACCCAAATCCTACAGGTCAGCTAACCATGATAAAATAGTGTCAGTGTTCTATACTATCTTCACTCCTTTGTTGAACCCTATCATCTACAGTATGAGGAATGGTGATGTCAAGGGGGCCCTGAGAAAGTGTATGAGTCAGTGTCCTACCTTAAATCATGAATAA